The following coding sequences lie in one Arabidopsis thaliana chromosome 3, partial sequence genomic window:
- the HUA1 gene encoding floral homeotic protein (HUA1) (ENHANCER OF AG-4 1 (HUA1); CONTAINS InterPro DOMAIN/s: Zinc finger, CCCH-type (InterPro:IPR000571); BEST Arabidopsis thaliana protein match is: Zinc finger C-x8-C-x5-C-x3-H type family protein (TAIR:AT2G47850.3); Has 2136 Blast hits to 795 proteins in 118 species: Archae - 0; Bacteria - 0; Metazoa - 325; Fungi - 89; Plants - 1572; Viruses - 0; Other Eukaryotes - 150 (source: NCBI BLink).), with product MAHRQLYSYALQPSYAAAASTVSPAPPPPQQPLPPKTGLSSLYGSSADHYFPDTTYRFLARDGSEALSNYSGTLASSSSMYHHLPNTTASHLAYPQLLQHQEVAWPPGVEVPGAASAVEPLPPGVKRTSEALYYPTLLGAHNTIGQTEAWYTTDYFTKRPKLESTSHLPIYPQRAGEKDCTHYMQTRTCKFGESCRFDHPIWVPEGGIPDWKEAPVVPNEEYPERPGEPDCPYYIKTQRCKYGSKCKFNHPREEAAVSVETQDSLPERPSEPMCTFYMKTGKCKFGLSCKFHHPKDIQLPSSSQDIGSSVGLTSEPDATNNPHVTFTPALYHNSKGLPVRSGEVDCPFYLKTGSCKYGATCRYNHPERTAFIPQAAGVNYSLVSSNTANLNLGLVTPATSFYQTLTQPTLGVISATYPQRPGQSECDYYMKTGECKFGERCKFHHPADRLSAMTKQAPQQPNVKLSLAGYPRREGALNCPYYMKTGTCKYGATCKFDHPPPGEVMAKTTSEADAAGATNTDTTQ from the exons ATGGCACATCGTCAATTGTATAGCTACGCCCTTCAACCTTCTTATGCTGCTGCTGCCTCCACCGTATCTCCagctcctcctccgccgcaaCAACCACTGCCGCCAAAAACCggtctttcttctctctacgGTTCTTCTGCTGACCATTACTTTCCGGATACCACGTATCGTTTCTTAGCTCGTGATGGATCCGAAGCTTTGAGCAACTATTCAGGGACTCTTGCATCGTCTTCCTCTATGTACCATCATTTGCCTAACACGACGGCATCGCATTTGGCGTATCCTCAGCTGCTTCAGCATCAGGAAGTTGCTTGGCCACCTGGTGTGGAGGTTCCCGGTGCTGCTTCCGCCGTCGAGCCACTTCCTCCTGGTGTCAAACGCACCTCTGAAG CGCTCTACTATCCGACTCTGTTGGGTGCCCATAATACAATTGGTCAAACCGAAGCTTGGTATACTACAGACTATTTTACCAAGCGCCCTAAGTTGGAGAGTACAAGCCATTTGCCTATATATCCACAGAGGGCAGGAGAGAAAGATTGTACCCACTATATGCAAACAAGAACATGTAAATTTGGAGAAAGCTGCAGGTTTGATCATCCTATTTGGGTTCCTGAGGGCGGAATCCCAGATTGGAAAGAG GCACCAGTTGTTCCAAATGAAGAGTATCCTGAGAGACCAGGAGAACCAGATTGTCCT TACTATATAAAAACACAACGCTGCAAATATGGTTCAAAGTGCAAATTTAATCATCCAAGAGAAGAGGCTGCA GTTAGTGTTGAAACTCAAGATTCATTGCCTGAGAGGCCTTCTGAACCTATGTGCACA TTCTACATGAAGACTGGAAAATGTAAATTTGGTTTGTCATGCAAATTCCACCATCCAAAGGATATCCAGCTACCATCATCGAGTCAAGATATTGGTAGCAGTGTGGGGTTAACCAGTGAGCCTGATGCCACAAACAATCCGCATGTCACATTTACCCCAGCATTGTATCACAACTCAAAAGGACTACCTGTTAGATCG GGTGAAGTGGACTGCCCATTCTATCTCAAAACGGGAAG CTGCAAGTATGGAGCCACTTGTCGCTACAATCATCCTGAGAGGACTG CATTCATTCCCCAAGCTGCTGGGGTAAACTATTCTCTAGTTTCATCGAACACTGCGAATTTGAACCTTGGGCTGGTTACACCAGCTACCTCTTTCTATCAGACTCTTACTCAACCCACG CTTGGAGTGATTTCAGCAACTTATCCCCAAAGACCTGGACAATCAGAATGTGAC TACTACATGAAGACAGGGGAGTGCAAGTTTGGAGAGAGATGCAAATTCCATCACCCAGCAGATAGGTTAAGTGCAATGACCAAACAAGCTCCTCAACAACCAAATGTAAAGCTGAGTCTTGCAGGGTATCCCAGAAGAGAG GGTGCGCTTAATTGCCCTTATTACATGAAGACAGGAACTTGCAAATACGGGGCAACATGCAAGTTTGACCATCCTCCTCCAGGTGAGGTGATGGCTAAGACCACTTCAGAAGCCGATGCTGCTGGAGCAACCAACACCGACACTACTCAATGA
- a CDS encoding Acid phosphatase/vanadium-dependent haloperoxidase-related protein (Acid phosphatase/vanadium-dependent haloperoxidase-related protein; CONTAINS InterPro DOMAIN/s: Acid phosphatase/vanadium-dependent haloperoxidase related (InterPro:IPR003832); BEST Arabidopsis thaliana protein match is: Acid phosphatase/vanadium-dependent haloperoxidase-related protein (TAIR:AT1G24350.1); Has 1099 Blast hits to 1099 proteins in 402 species: Archae - 0; Bacteria - 719; Metazoa - 0; Fungi - 0; Plants - 229; Viruses - 0; Other Eukaryotes - 151 (source: NCBI BLink).), which yields MLMKHCFVSHNANDLCFSFSNSKFNLASCPKKPPRLTCVVNVGFQDIAEVIHNKVLIAAGTSAVIGQLSKPFTSVVLYGKNLDFRSVFQAGGFPSTHSSSVVAAATAIAFERGFADSIFGLTVVYAGLIMYDAQGVRREVGKHAKVLNKLTANARRSEVMSLKGNESNKALTSEEISEEIAPPLKESIGHTEVEVIAGALFGFLVTLSVYSLM from the exons ATGTTGATGAAGCACTGTTTTGTGTCTCATAACGCCAAtgatctctgtttctctttctccaactCCAAATTCAATCTTGCAAGCTGCCCAAAGAAGCCACCTCGTCTCACCTGCGTTGTCAATGTTGGATTCCAAGATATCGCTGAGGTCATCCACAACAAG GTACTCATAGCTGCTGGGACTTCTGCTGTGATTGGGCAGCTCTCAAAGCCATTCACTTCTGTCGTTTTGTATGGGAAAAATCTGGACTTTAGAAGTGTCTTTCAAGCTGGAGGTTTCCCTTCAACACATTCTTCT TCTGTTGTGGCTGCAGCAACTGCTATTGCTTTTGAAAG GGGATTTGCTGACTCCATTTTTGGTCTAACTGTGGTTTATGCTGGCCTTATCATGTATGATGCCCAG GGGGTGAGGAGAGAAGTTGGAAAACATGCCAAAGTGTTGAACAAACTAACAGCTAATGCTCGTAGAAGTGAAGTAATGAGTTTAAAGGGCAACGAATCTAACAAAGCTTTGACATCAGAAGAGATCAGTGAGGAGATTGCTCCTCCATTGAAAGAATCAATAGGACACACTGAAGTTGAAGTCATAGCAGGGGCTTTGTTCGGTTTCTTAGTTACCCTCAGTGTTTATTCCCTGATGTAA
- the AGC1.5 gene encoding AGC kinase 1.5 (AGC kinase 1.5 (AGC1.5); FUNCTIONS IN: kinase activity; INVOLVED IN: pollen tube growth, unidimensional cell growth; LOCATED IN: chloroplast; EXPRESSED IN: 21 plant structures; EXPRESSED DURING: 11 growth stages; CONTAINS InterPro DOMAIN/s: Protein kinase, catalytic domain (InterPro:IPR000719), Serine/threonine-protein kinase domain (InterPro:IPR002290), Serine/threonine-protein kinase-like domain (InterPro:IPR017442), Protein kinase-like domain (InterPro:IPR011009), Serine/threonine-protein kinase, active site (InterPro:IPR008271); BEST Arabidopsis thaliana protein match is: AGC kinase 1.7 (TAIR:AT1G79250.2); Has 111833 Blast hits to 95913 proteins in 3807 species: Archae - 52; Bacteria - 13852; Metazoa - 43173; Fungi - 12446; Plants - 21680; Viruses - 366; Other Eukaryotes - 20264 (source: NCBI BLink).): MDLASKKNTANVGSKEIDPIKPKSPRSSLSPFSLKLGDNVPRNPHFDPKKMDPLVKHQPPKSLEPPPSTRGTNSEGDLKHNTYSSDGDSLAMRKNAPKNLHYDPKKIVPLTTSETYSPSARNHHHHRTKSPDKKRAPRHNGDYAYGDNLVGPSAQPFKPHTGGDVRWDAINSIASKGPQIGLDNFRLLKRLGYGDIGSVYLADLRGTNAVFAMKVMDKASLASRNKLLRAQTEREILSLLDHPFLPTLYSYFETDKFYCLVMEFCSGGNLHSLRQKQPSRRFTEEAARFYASEVLLALEYLHMLGVVYRDLKPENILVRDEGHIMLSDFDLSLRCTFNPTLVKSSSVCSGGGAILNEEFAVNGCMHPSAFLPRLLPSKKTRKAKSDSGLGGLSMPELMAEPTDVRSMSFVGTHEYLAPEIIRGEGHGSAVDWWTFGIFLYELLHGTTPFKGQGNRATLHNVVGQPLKFPDTPHVSSAARDLIRGLLVKDPHRRIAYTRGATEIKQHPFFEGVNWALVRSAAPPHIPDPVDLGPYAAARGKTKSHGGGDHCNSMKPEPLVACAAGPTDDTAYIDFEYF, from the exons ATGGACTTAGCTTCTAAGAAGAACACAGCTAATGTCGGTTCCAAGGAGATAGACCCAATAAAACCTAAGTCGCCTCGTTCAAGCCTCTCTCCATTTTCACTTAAACTAGGAGACAATGTTCCCCGAAACCCTCATTTTGATCCCAAGAAGATGGATCCTCTCGTCAAACATCAACCGCCAAAGTCTCTTGAACCTCCCCCCTCGACTAGAGGGACCAATAGCGAGGGTGACTTAAAGCATAACACCTATTCTAGCGATGGTGATAGCTTAGCAATGCGGAAGAATGCTCCTAAAAATCTTCATTATGATCCCAAAAAGATTGTTCCTTTGACCACATCTGAAACATACTCGCCAAGTGCCAGAAATCATCACCACCACAGGACAAAGTCCCCAGACAAGAAGAGAGCCCCTAGACATAATGGGGACTATGCCTATGGTGATAACTTGGTAGGTCCATCAGCTCAACCTTTCAAGCCTCACACGGGAGGGGACGTGAGGTGGGATGCCATTAACTCAATCGCTTCTAAAGGTCCTCAAATAGGTCTCGACAACTTCAGGCTTCTGAAACGTCTAGGGTATGGGGATATAGGCAGCGTTTATCTTGCAGACCTGCGGGGGACAAATGCGGTTTTTGCAATGAAAGTGATGGATAAGGCCTCCTTGGCCAGCAGAAACAAGTTGCTGAGAGCACAAACCGAAAGAGAAATCCTATCCCTGCTTGATCATCCTTTCTTGCCGACTCTCTATTCTTACTTTGAGACAGATAAATTCTACTGTTTGGTCATGGAGTTCTGCAGCGGCGGAAATCTCCATTCTCTCAGACAGAAGCAACCCAGCAGGCGTTTCACAGAAGAGGCCGCGAG GTTCTACGCGTCTGAAGTGCTATTGGCTTTGGAGTATCTACACATGCTGGGGGTTGTGTACAGAGACTTAAAGCCAGAGAACATCCTTGTTCGAGATGAAGGCCACATAATGCTCTCAGACTTCGACCTCTCCCTCCGTTGCACCTTTAATCCGACCCTCGTTAAATCCTCCTCAGTCTGCAGCGGGGGAGGTGCTATCCTCAATGAGGAGTTTGCTGTCAATGGCTGCATGCATCCATCCGCCTTTCTTCCCCGCCTACTCCCTTCCAAGAAAACCCGTAAAGCGAAATCAGACTCTGGTCTCGGTGGCCTCTCTATGCCAGAGCTCATGGCAGAGCCAACAGATGTGCGGTCAATGTCCTTTGTGGGCACACACGAGTACCTAGCTCCAGAGATCATACGTGGCGAGGGACATGGCAGCGCTGTGGACTGGTGGACATTCGGGATCTTCCTTTATGAGCTCCTCCATGGGACCACCCCGTTCAAGGGGCAGGGAAACAGAGCCACGTTGCACAATGTGGTGGGTCAGCCGCTGAAGTTCCCGGATACCCCGCATGTGAGCTCAGCGGCACGTGATCTCATCCGCGGACTACTAGTGAAGGATCCACACAGAAGGATCGCTTACACGAGGGGGGCCACAGAGATAAAGCAACACCCTTTCTTTGAAGGAGTGAATTGGGCTCTAGTTCGTAGTGCTGCCCCACCTCACATTCCAGACCCCGTGGACTTGGGACCGTACGCGGCCGCTAGAGGTAAGACCAAGAGCCATGGAGGTGGTGATCACTGTAACTCAATGAAGCCGGAGCCTCTGGTCGCCTGTGCTGCTGGTCCCACGGATGATACGGCGTATATAGATTTCGAGTACTTTTAG
- the emb2742 gene encoding CTP synthase family protein (embryo defective 2742 (emb2742); FUNCTIONS IN: CTP synthase activity, catalytic activity; INVOLVED IN: response to cadmium ion, embryo development ending in seed dormancy; LOCATED IN: endomembrane system; EXPRESSED IN: 23 plant structures; EXPRESSED DURING: 13 growth stages; CONTAINS InterPro DOMAIN/s: Glutamine amidotransferase class-I, C-terminal (InterPro:IPR000991), CTP synthase (InterPro:IPR004468), CTP synthase, N-terminal (InterPro:IPR017456), Glutamine amidotransferase type 1 (InterPro:IPR017926); BEST Arabidopsis thaliana protein match is: CTP synthase family protein (TAIR:AT1G30820.1); Has 10841 Blast hits to 10805 proteins in 2914 species: Archae - 237; Bacteria - 5484; Metazoa - 258; Fungi - 230; Plants - 171; Viruses - 0; Other Eukaryotes - 4461 (source: NCBI BLink).), whose translation MKYVLVTGGVVSGLGKGVTASSIGLLLQACGLRVTSIKIDPYLNTDAGTMSPFEHGEVFVLDDGGEVDLDLGNYERFLDSTLTRDNNITTGKIYQSVIDKERKGDYLGRTVQVVPHVTDAIQEWIERVANVPVDGKEGPPDVCVIELGGTIGDIESMPFIEALGQFSYKVGPGNFCLVHVSLVPVLSVVGEQKTKPTQHSVRGLRSLGLTPNILACRSTKALEENVKTKLSQFCHVPEVNIVTLYDVPNIWHVPLLLRDQKAHEAILRELNLSNAIKPDLTEWTARTKIYDTLQDPVRIAMVGKYTGLTDSYLSVLKALLHASVACHKKLVIEWVAASDLEEITAQETPDVHKAAWDLLKGADGILVPGGFGDRGVQGKILATKYARENQVPFLGICLGMQLAVVEFARSILGFHDANSTEFEPETSSPCIIFMPEGSTTHMGGTMRLGSRKTYFQVADCKSAKLYGNAKFVDERHRHRYEVNPDMISEIEKAGLSFVGKDETGRRMEIVELPSHPYFVGAQFHPEFKSRPGKPSALFLGLIAAASGCLESVLQTGGKVNIVSKNGVANGSAMGKVHQNGNVYSNGNGLHH comes from the exons ATGAAGTACGTTTTGGTGACAGGAGGAGTGGTGAGTGGTCTTGGCAAAGGTGTCACTGCTAGTAGCATTGGACTTCTCCTTCAAGCATGTGGTCTTCGTGTCACTTCCATTAAAATTG ATCCTTATCTTAACACTGATGCTGGAACAATGTCTCCGTTTGAGCATGGAGAAGTATTTGTATTGGATGATGGTGGAGAG GTGGATTTGGACCTTGGAAACTATGAACGATTTTTAGACAGTACATTGACCCGTGACAACAATATAACTACTGGAAAGATATACCAG TCAGTTATTGACAAGGAAAGGAAGGGGGACTACCTCGGAAGAACTGTACAG GTTGTTCCTCATGTTACTGACGCAATCCAAGAGTGGATTGAGCGTGTAGCTAATGTTCCTGTGGATGGAAAGGAAGGTCCTCCTGATGTTTGTGTCATCGAATTAGGCGGGACTATAG GTGATATTGAATCTATGCCCTTTATTGAGGCCCTTGGTCAATTCTCGTATAAAGTTG GACCTGGTAATTTCTGCTTGGTTCATGTCAGCCTTGTGCCTGTTCTCAGTGTTGTTGGTGAACAG AAGACGAAGCCAACCCAGCATAGTGTGCGAGGCCTCAGGAGCCTTGGTTTGACACCAAATATCCTAGCATGTCGCAGCACGAAG GCACTTGAAGAAAATGTCAAGACAAAACTATCTCAATTTTGCCATGTGCCG GAAGTGAATATAGTAACGCTCTATGATGTTCCAAATATTTGGCACGTTCCTCTGCTTTTAAGG GATCAAAAAGCTCATGAAGCGATCCTAAGAGAGTTAAATCTTAG TAATGCTATAAAGCCTGACTTGACAGAATGGACTGCAAGGACTAAAATTTATGACACACTGCAAGACCCT GTGAGAATAGCTATGGTTGGAAAGTACACTGGCCTTACTGATTCTTACCTTTCCGTGTTGAAG GCCCTTTTGCATGCTTCTGTTGCATGTCACAAGAAGCTTGTCATAGAGTGGGTTGCAGCTAGTGACCTTGAAGAGATAACTGCACAAGAG ACGCCAGATGTCCATAAGGCTGCATGGGATCTTTTGAAG GGTGCTGATGGTATCCTAGTACCAGGAGGGTTTGGTGATAGAGGAGTGCAAGGGAAGATACTTGCTACAAAGTACGCCCGTGAAAATCAAGTCCCTTTCCTTGGCATATGCCTGGGAATGCAGCTGGCTGTTGTTGAATTTGCCCGCTCCATTCTTGGTTTTCACGATGCAAACAGCACAGAGTTTGAACCAGAAACTTCAAGCCCTTGCATCATATTTATGCCAGAA GGATCCACAACTCATATGGGGGGCACAATGCGCTTAGGGTCAAGGAAGACTTACTTCCAGGTTGCTGATTGCAAGTCTGCCAAGCT GTACGGTAATGCAAAGTTTGTAGATGAGCGACACAGGCACAGATATGAG GTAAATCCAGATATGATATCAGAAATTGAGAAGGCTGGCCTCTCCTTTGTTGGGAAAGATGAGACTGGGCGTCGTATGGAG ATTGTTGAACTACCAAGTCATCCATACTTTGTGGGTGCTCAGTTCCATCCTGAATTCAAGTCCAGACCTGGGAAACCTTCTGCATTGTTTCTAG GTCTTATCGCAGCAGCGTCTGGGTGTCTAGAATCAGTATTGCAAACAGGTGGCAAGGTGAACATAGTTTCGAAAAATGGAGTAGCCAATGGATCTGCAATGGGGAAAGTTCATCAGAACGGCAATGTCTATAGCAATGGAAACGGGCTTCACCACTGA
- a CDS encoding uncharacterized protein (unknown protein; FUNCTIONS IN: molecular_function unknown; INVOLVED IN: biological_process unknown; LOCATED IN: mitochondrion; EXPRESSED IN: 23 plant structures; EXPRESSED DURING: 15 growth stages; Has 31 Blast hits to 31 proteins in 12 species: Archae - 0; Bacteria - 0; Metazoa - 0; Fungi - 0; Plants - 31; Viruses - 0; Other Eukaryotes - 0 (source: NCBI BLink).) yields MMISRRLVSKFLKPLSSPSFHVSRRHLQSSSSLIRNHLIHGSVTKELGLLRSFSVFNIDKLRSETWSPRYFSTPSGETEPKKPEESKEEELQKMKHQEIEGPTVERDLSALGNETRQVLEGMMKNMYSLSGAMGALGLTQLILGAAILYATRADPMKEMTIQSCIAFGFPFAMALMVRRSLKPMYFFKKMEELGRLQILTLTLQVAKNLNLLFVRARVVSILCVVALCFGNLFLLLSP; encoded by the coding sequence atgatgatctCTCGTCGATTGGTTTCAAAATTCCTTAAACCCTTGTCTTCTCCATCTTTCCACGTCTCTCGCCGTCATCTCCAATCTTCCTCATCTCTCATAAGAAACCATCTGATCCACGGATCAGTAACTAAGGAGCTTGGTCTCTTAAGatccttttctgttttcaataTCGACAAACTTAGATCTGAAACATGGTCACCGAGGTATTTCTCGACACCAAGCGGAGAGACCGAGCCGAAGAAGCCAGAGGAATCGAAGGAAGAGGAGCTGCAGAAGATGAAGCACCAGGAGATCGAAGGACCAACTGTGGAACGCGATTTGTCAGCGTTAGGAAATGAGACGAGACAAGTGTTGGAAGGGATGATGAAGAATATGTATAGTCTAAGTGGAGCTATGGGTGCTTTGGGTTTAACTCAATTGATTCTTGGAGCGGCGATTTTATACGCCACTCGAGCAGATCCGATGAAGGAAATGACAATTCAGAGCTGTATAGCTTTCGGATTCCCGTTTGCGATGGCGTTGATGGTGAGAAGATCGTTGAAGCCAATGTACTTCttcaagaagatggaagagttAGGTAGGCTGCAGATTCTTACTTTGACACTTCAAGTTGCTAAGAATCTCAATCTGTTGTTCGTTAGAGCTCGTGTTGTTTCCATCTTGTGCGTTGTTGCCTTGTGTTTCGGTAACTTGTTCCTCTTGTTATCACCATGA
- the FLA14 gene encoding FASCICLIN-like arabinogalactan protein 14 precursor (FASCICLIN-like arabinogalactan protein 14 precursor (FLA14); CONTAINS InterPro DOMAIN/s: FAS1 domain (InterPro:IPR000782); BEST Arabidopsis thaliana protein match is: FASCICLIN-like arabinogalactan protein 8 (TAIR:AT2G45470.1); Has 278 Blast hits to 274 proteins in 23 species: Archae - 0; Bacteria - 2; Metazoa - 0; Fungi - 7; Plants - 267; Viruses - 0; Other Eukaryotes - 2 (source: NCBI BLink).), which yields MSSSLTIFFFFFASTFLYTSSNSFNITNILNEHDDFSNFNQLLSETQLASTINKRQTITVLVVSNGALSSLSGQPTSVIKKILSLHIVLDYYDQKKLKNLSKKTVLLTTLFQSSGLARGQQGFLNATVMKNGDVAFGSAVPGSSLDAQLQDTVAALPFNISVLHISSAIMIDVKGDNAPTASPLSPVSSPPRPAESPNDDGQDFDEPPSSAPGAAADEPSENAGSANGVSRNDSQPAFAFTLLMSFIWWFMARLR from the coding sequence ATGTCTTCTTCACttacaatcttcttcttcttttttgcttcCACATTCCTCTACACTTCATCAAATTCATTCAACATCACTAACATCTTAAACGAGCACGATGATTTCTCAAATTTCAACCAGCTTCTCTCCGAAACTCAGCTCGCTTCTACCATCAACAAACGTCAAACCATAACCGTCCTTGTGGTTTCCAACGGTGcactctcctctctctctggCCAACCAACCTCCGTCATCAAGAAAATCCTTAGCCTTCACATTGTTTTAGATTACTACGACCAGAAGAAACTCAAGAATCTGAGCAAGAAAACAGTACTCCTCACCACTCTTTTCCAATCTAGCGGTCTAGCCAGAGGCCAACAAGGGTTCTTGAACGCAACCGTTATGAAAAACGGAGACGTGGCGTTTGGTTCTGCGGTTCCTGGGTCTAGCCTTGATGCTCAGCTTCAAGACACTGTAGCAGCACTACCGTTTAACATCTCTGTGCTTCATATTAGTAGTGCTATAATGATTGATGTTAAAGGTGATAATGCACCTACTGCTTCTCCTTTGTCACCGGTATCATCTCCACCACGCCCTGCAGAATCACCTAATGATGATGGTCAAGATTTTGACGAGCCACCATCCTCTGCTCCTGGTGCTGCTGCTGATGAACCTTCCGAAAACGCCGGCTCAGCTAATGGAGTTTCAAGAAACGATTCTCAGCCCGCTTTCGCGTTTACGCTGTTGATGTCATTCATTTGGTGGTTCATGGCTCGACTTCGATGA